The Lycium barbarum isolate Lr01 chromosome 12, ASM1917538v2, whole genome shotgun sequence genome includes a region encoding these proteins:
- the LOC132621308 gene encoding CSC1-like protein At4g35870 — MIPATSPAYPPSMSSFTTFSPPPSGDGDFNYDVAWYGNIQYLLNISAIGALTCLAIFIFGKLRSDHRRMPGPTAIASKLLAAWHATGIEIARHCGADAAQYLLIEGGSSALLLFIAFLALAVMLPLNIHAGKAPMADQFSKTTINHIEKGSPLLWLHFLFVVIVVVLVRYGISEIQKRLKITRLRDGYGIPSSPGGNSSAIFTIMVQGVPKTLGFDKRPLVEYFQQKYPGKVYRVVVPMDLCALDDLATELVKVREDISKLVSRIESRGYLNEGEEYDEDDNDSVKARGLLGRLCFMWRKAKDMRYRVMDQLGFSDEERLRKLQELRADLEMEMASYKEGRARGAGVAFVVFKDVFTANKAVQDLRNEKRRRYGRFFSVIELQLQRNQWKVERAPLATDIYWNHLGSTKFSLRLRRVLVNTCLLLMLLFCSSPLAVISAIQSAGRIINAEAMDHAQMWLNWVQSSSWLATIIYQFLPNVLIFVSMYIVVPSVLSYLSKFERHLTVSGEQRAALLKMVCFFLVNLILLRALVESTLEGALLSMGRCYLDGEDCKKIEQYMSASFLTRSCLSSLAFLISSSFLGISFDLLAPIPWIKKQLQKFRKNDMLQLVPERIEDYPLENQDIDSLERPLIHERSSTVVADNNGFLNDASPNEIDFPGQDLSEYPPVSRTSPVPKPKFDFAQYYAFNLTIFALTLIYCSFAPLVVPVGAVYFGYRYVVDKYNFLFVYRVRGFPAGNDGRLMDTVLSIMRFCVDLFLLAMLLFFSVRGDSTKLQAIFTLGLLVMYKILPSDNDAFQPTLLQGIQTVDNIVEGPTDYEVFSQPTFDWDTYNS, encoded by the coding sequence ATGATCCCTGCCACTTCCCCTGCATACCCACCTTCCATGTCATCCTTTACTACTTTCTCTCCACCCCCTTCAGGTGACGGGGACTTCAATTACGACGTCGCCTGGTATGGTAACATCCAGTACCTCCTCAATATCTCCGCTATTGGAGCTCTAACTTGCCTTGCTATTTTCATCTTCGGGAAACTTCGTAGCGACCACCGTCGTATGCCCGGTCCCACAGCCATTGCCTCCAAACTCCTCGCTGCCTGGCACGCGACGGGCATCGAAATCGCCCGCCACTGTGGGGCCGACGCTGCGCAATATCTCCTCATTGAGGGCGGCAGCTCGGCGCTGCTGTTATTTATAGCTTTTCTTGCACTTGCTGTTATGTTGCCTTTGAATATTcatgctggtaaggctcctatgGCTGATCAGTTCTCGAAAACTACGATTAATCATATTGAAAAAGGTTCTCCTTTACTTTGGCTTCATTTTTtatttgttgtgattgttgttgttttggtgCGTTATGGTATTAGTGAAATACAGAAAAGGTTGAAAATTACTAGGCTTAGAGATGGGTATGGAATTCCGAGTAGCCCTGGTGGGAATAGCAGTGCGATTTTTACTATTATGGTGCAGGGTGTACCGAAAACTTTAGGTTTTGATAAGAGACCATTGGTAGAGTATTTTCAGCAGAAGTATCCGGGAAAGGTGTATAGAGTAGTTGTGCCTATGGATTTGTGTGCATTGGATGATTTAGCTACAGAGTTGGTGAAGGTTCGGGAAGATATATCTAAGTTAGTGTCGAGGATTGAGTCACGGGGTTATTTGAATGAGGGTGAGGAATATGATGAGGATGATAATGATAGTGTGAAGGCTCGAGGTTTGTTGGGGAGACTGTGCTTTATGTGGAGAAAGGCCAAGGATATGCGGTATCGTGTGATGGATCAGTTGGGTTTCTCAGATGAAGAGAGGTTGAGAAAATTGCAAGAGTTGAGAGCTGATTTGGAGATGGAAATGGCATCTTATAAAGAAGGGCGGGCAAGAGGTGCTGGTGTAGCTTTTGTGGTGTTTAAGGATGTCTTTACAGCTAATAAGGCTGTCCAGGACCTCCGAAATGAGAAGAGGAGGCGATATGGCCGATTCTTTTCTGTCATTGAGTTGCAACTGCAGAGGAACCAGTGGAAAGTAGAGAGAGCTCCTTTAGCTACTGACATATACTGGAACCACCTGGGATCGACAAAGTTCTCTTTAAGGTTACGCAGAGTGTTGGTGAACACATGCCTACTCTTGATGCTGCTATTCTGCAGTTCTCCACTCGCTGTGATTAGTGCCATTCAAAGCGCAGGGAGAATAATCAATGCTGAAGCAATGGATCATGCTCAGATGTGGCTGAACTGGGTGCAGAGCTCGAGCTGGCTAGCAACAATAATATATCAATTTTTGCCCAATGTTCTGATTTTTGTGAGCATGTACATTGTCGTCCCTTCAGTTCTTTCTTATCTTTCGAAATTTGAACGACATCTTACTGTATCTGGTGAGCAAAGGGCTGCGCTACTGAAAATGGTTTGCTTCTTTCTGGTAAATCTGATTCTCCTTAGGGCTCTGGTCGAGTCTACTCTTGAGGGTGCGCTCTTAAGTATGGGTCGCTGTTATTTGGATGGAGAAGATTGCAAAAAGATCGAGCAGTACATGAGTGCTTCCTTTTTGACAAGGTCTTGCCTTTCGTCTCTTGCATTTTTAATTTCAAGCAGTTTCTTGGGTATATCTTTTGATTTATTAGCTCCAATCCCTTGGATTAAGAAGCAGCTTCAAAAGTTTCGAAAAAATGACATGCTTCAGCTGGTGCCAGAAAGGATCGAGGACTATCCATTGGAAAATCAAGACATTGATAGTTTGGAGAGGCCTCTGATTCATGAAAGGAGTTCAACTGTGGTTGCTGACAACAATGGATTTTTAAATGATGCATCTCCAAATGAAATTGATTTCCCAGGACAAGATTTGTCTGAATACCCTCCAGTCAGCCGAACCTCACCGGTTCCAAAACCGAAGTTTGATTTTGCGCAATATTATGCCTTCAATCTGACAATATTTGCCCTGACCCTGATCTATTGTTCGTTTGCTCCTCTGGTAGTTCCTGTTGGTGCAGTTTACTTTGGTTACAGGTATGTGGTTGACAAGTATAACTTCCTGTTTGTATACAGAGTGCGAGGTTTCCCTGCTGGTAATGATGGGAGATTGATGGATACTGTATTATCTATCATGAGGTTTTGTGTTGACTTGTTCCTCCTCGCGATGCTACTTTTCTTTTCTGTACGAGGAGACTCAACAAAGCTTCAAGCCATATTCACACTGGGGTTGTTAGTGATGTATAAAATTTTGCCCTCTGATAATGATGCCTTTCAGCCAACTTTATTACAAGGCATACAGACTGTTGACAACATTGTAGAAGGGCCGACTGATTATGAGGTGTTCTCACAACCTACGTTTGACTGGGATACATATAATTCATGA
- the LOC132625095 gene encoding probable protein phosphatase 2C 60, which translates to MLSKLINFLRACWRPSSDRYVHTGPDSAGRQDGLLWYKDNGQHLLGDFSMAVVQANYLLEDQSQIESGSLSSLDSGPYGTFVGVYDGHGGPETSRYINDHLFQHLKGFAAEQSSMSVDVIRKAFQATEEGFLSLVAKQWLTKPQMAAVGSCCLVGVICDGTLYVANLGDSRAVLGRLVRATGEVIALQLSAEHNASFESVRQELHSMHPDDPQIVVLKHNVWRVKGLIQISRSIGDLYLKNAEYNKEPLYAKFRLREPFKRPILSADPSISVHELQSHDQFLILASDGLWEHLSNQEAVDIVQNSSRNGSARRLVKTALQEAAKKREMRYSDLKKIDRGVRRHFHDDISVIVVFLDSNLVSRASSLRGPSISLRGGGLNLPAKSQAPTPT; encoded by the exons ATGTTATCAAAGTTAATAAATTTCCTGAGGGCATGTTGGCGGCCATCTTCGGACCGTTATGTACATACTGGTCCAGATTCAGCTGGACGGCAAGATGGACTTCTTTGGTATAAGGACAATGGACAACACTTACTTGGTGACTTCTCTATGGCGGTTGTTCAGGCCAACTATTTGCTGGAGGATCAAAGCCAGATTGAGTCGGGTTCTTTAAGCTCGCTCGATTCTGGCCCCTATGGAACGTTTGTCGGGGTGTATGATGGTCATGGTGGGCCTGAAACATCACGGTATATCAATGATCACCTCTTTCAGCATCTCAAGG GGTTTGCAGCTGAACAAAGTTCCATGTCTGTTGATGTAATACGAAAAGCATTTCAAGCAACAGAGGAGGGATTCCTTTCTCTAGTTGCCAAGCAGTGGCTAACGAAACCGCAGATGGCTGCTGTTGGATCTTGTTGTCTGGTTGGGGTGATCTGTGATGGGACCCTTTATGTTGCGAACCTTGGTGATTCCCGAGCTGTTTTGGGGAGACTTGTTAGGGCTACAGGAGAGGTGATAGCCCTTCAGCTTTCAGCTGAGCATAATGCAAGTTTTGAGTCTGTCAGACAGGAATTACATTCTATGCATCCGGATGATCCGCAGATAGTCGTTTTGAAGCATAATGTATGGCGTGTAAAGGGTCTGATACAG ATTTCGAGATCTATTGGCGATTTATACCTCAAAAATGCGGAGTACAATAAGGAGCCATTGTATGCAAAATTTCGTTTGCGAGAACCTTTTAAAAGGCCCATATTGAGTGCGGATCCATCAATTTCAGTGCATGAACTCCAATCACATGATCAGTTTCTCATACTTGCTTCTGATGGTCTTTGGGAACATCTTAGCAATCAAGAGGCAGTTGATATCGTCCAAAATAGCTCTCGCAAC GGAAGTGCTCGGCGGCTTGTAAAAACTGCACTGCAAGAAGCGGCAAAGAAAAGGGAGATGAGGTATTCTGATCTGAAGAAGATTGATCGTGGTGTGAGGAGACATTTTCATGATGACATCTCGGTCATAGTCGTGTTTCTCGATTCAAATCTTGTGAGTAGGGCCAGCTCACTTAGAGGGCCCTCTATATCTCTGAGAGGAGGTGGTCTGAACCTCCCAGCAAAAAGTCAGGCTCCCACTCCCACATAA